From the genome of Candidatus Hydrogenedens sp., one region includes:
- the rplW gene encoding 50S ribosomal protein L23, whose amino-acid sequence MSQEVYHIIKKPVITEESQIQTAKANQYTFRVDSKANKIQIKRAIEEMFPGVHVVSVNTMNYKGKTRRTFRTRQMGKKANWKKAIVTLRPGEKIELV is encoded by the coding sequence ATGAGTCAGGAAGTTTATCACATAATTAAGAAGCCCGTTATAACAGAAGAGTCGCAAATACAGACGGCAAAAGCGAATCAGTATACATTTCGGGTTGATTCTAAGGCGAACAAAATTCAAATAAAAAGAGCTATTGAAGAAATGTTTCCCGGTGTTCATGTGGTGAGTGTGAACACCATGAATTATAAAGGGAAAACAAGAAGAACTTTTAGAACTCGTCAGATGGGAAAAAAGGCAAATTGGAAAAAAGCCATTGTTACCCTTCGGCCGGGTGAAAAAATAGAACTCGTTTAG